Genomic window (Prionailurus bengalensis isolate Pbe53 chromosome E3, Fcat_Pben_1.1_paternal_pri, whole genome shotgun sequence):
GGAGTCGAAATAGTCTTCTGTCCCTCCAACggccagagcagggaggggcgaTACATATGCCTTGTTACGTTTCCACGCTGACCCCCCCTGGTAGTCCCGAGCTACTTTGGAAATGGGCGCACACGTGGGCCCAGACGGCAGCCCGCGGGCACGGGGACCGTCAGACCTAACTGAGCTGTGTCTCACTTGTTTTGCCCACGGTCGCTGTTTCCCGCTGGCTACTTGATTTAGTACAGGTTTCAAACCTGACATACGCCTGGCCTATGGCTTGTCTCTCTGTTCcactttttctggaaagaatgCTGTGCTCgattttgatagaaaaaaaactCCCACCGTGCCTTTGCACTTGCCAGTAAAACACAGTTACCTTGCCGGCCTGTGGAGCGCCCTCGCTGGCATCACCTCCGGGCCGCCCCATCATCTTTGGTCTCGTGCCTGTTGCGTTCACATACGGAGTTTGTTTTGCCGCGTGCTAACTGGCGAATGTCTCTGCTTGTCCACAGAATTCAATCCGACACAACCTCTCTTTGAACCGCTACTTTATTAAAGTCCCTCGTTCCCAGGAGGAGCCTGGGAAGGGGTCTTTTTGGCGGATAGACCCCGCCTCAGAAGCGAAGCTCGTGGAACAGGCATTCCGGAAACGGAGGCAGAGGGGCGTCTCCTGCTTCCGCACCCCCTTCGGGCCGCTGTCGTCCAGGTAAGCCTCCGGGCTGCCCCTTGGTCAGAGGCCAGCTTCCACAGACGGCTCGTCACAGTAGCGTTTTGGGTGCTTTAAACTTGTCACCTGTATTTCTCGAGCGAGACTGTCTGAGGACCGGTGAGGTCTGTAACACCAGAGTGAGTGGACAGCTCGCTGCCCCTCTGACCTGTCAGCTCTCAGCAGCCAACACTGTGACCGAAGTAGAAATTGGAACAAAGGCGATGGTCACGTTGGTGAGGTCGGAATTCGGGACGTTTGAACGGAGCTCAGATTTTCCGGATCCCATGTTGCTTGGTAGGAACGTGGAGAGAAATTCTGTGAGAGTGACAAGGGTTAGTTTGTGGGGAGAGTACCACAGGCCCGACCACGGAAACATCAGCCGCCCTTGTCCCACGCTTCCGCGGCCAGAGGCCACGGGGGCGGCCGGGCGCATCCTCTCCTCCAGGCCTGTCCCGGCTTCCGGGGCTTGCTGGCCACGACCGGTGCCCCCCAGGCTTGTGGGAGCATCACCCCGACCTCCGCCTGCATCATCCCGCCCTGTTCTCCCCGGGCACGTGCGTCTAGAGTGCCCCTTTGAGGGCTCTGGTCACTGAGCTGGGGACCATCCTAGTGACTTCATCCAACTCCGTCACTCTCGTAAAGAGTTGACTCCAAGCAAGGCCCCCTTCTGAGGCACTGGTGGTTTCTGGGGACACAGTTCAAACCCTAGCGGTGACCAGCACTACGTTTCACTTGTAGATGAGCCTGTCCGCCAGCTGGGGCAGTGGTTATGGGGCTGGCCTTTTGCCCCCAGCACTGCCCGGAAACCCCGATAAGGAGTGTCTGTGGGAGGGCGTGGGGCGGGCCTGCCCCGGGGTCACCCTGGGAGTTAGGGACGCCATCTCGTGACAAGGCACAGGGGAGTGGCAGGCGGGAAACCCTCAGGCCGGGAGGGCAGCCCAGCACGGCTTCCACGTGAGCTGTGTGTTACGGAGAGGGGGGCCTCTCGTGGCTGCAGAGCCCGGGTGGCCGAGGAGGGAGGCAGCGGGTGTGTTTGTGCTGGGTGGGAGGCGGGCAGGAAGCAGGGTGCGCTTGGTGCAGGGTAAGGTCCTGCTAGAGAGGGCTGACGACCGTCACAGGCTCGGGGACTGGGAGGGACCCAGGCCGACTACCGGTTGGAGCATGGGAATGAGCAGACAGGGTCCAGGCCTGGGTTGGAGTCAGACGAGCCAGCTGGCAGATGGGAGAAGCAAGGAAGACtgggggcccgggggcgggggacAGGGTGCCAGGTCCGTGCCCGGGGAGACCAGGGTGCCGCTCACGAGGGAGTTTATGGTGATAAATGAATGCAGAGTGAAGGCCACTGTGTCCCCCAGCTGCACCCAGGCAGTCCCGTCGTCCTGCCTCTGAGGGTTTGTGTTGACCCTGTGACTCAGCTCACGGGACATGAGTCCCTGTGCTGCGTAGCCGGTCCTGGGCCAGCCTCACTGGCAGGAGCCAGATGGGATCGCCGTTTTCAAACCAAGAGAACGGTGGTGGAGGGAGCAGCCCTTCCTGCGAGATGAATAGCCTGTAGGTGTGTCCTCTGTCCTGGTGGGGGCTTTGTGCCCATCCCGGCAGAGCTCGTGATTTTAACACGGAACACTGAGCCACTTTTGCGGAAGCCTGGCGGGTCCCTTTCAGGAAGTAAATGCTCTGGAGCGTGGCTTTTGCTGGGAAGCCACGAATAACGCGGCGTCCTCCCGTTCGCCGGGTTCAGGGCCCGGTTGCCTTTCCGTGTATCGGACAGCATCGTTGTCGGTGTTGGAAACTCTCCGCGAGAACAGAAGAGCGTCAGGAAAAGCTGGCGCAGGTGACGTGTGAGACGCGGATGCGCCGACGTTCACGTTCAGATGCCGTCTTCGTTCCTCGCCCCGCGTGCTTACCGCCGTGCTCCGTTCTCTCGTTGCTTCCGTAGGAGTGCTCCAGCCTCGCCCACCCACCCTGGGCTGATGTCCCCTCGCTCTAGCGGCCTGCAGACCCCAGAGTGCCTATCTCGAGAGGGCTCGCCCGTTCCACACGACCCTGACTTCGGGTCAAAGTTAGCTTCTGTTCCAGAGTATCGGTATTCCCAAAGCGCACCCGGTAAGAGTGGTTTGGGGCCTTTACACGACGTGGCGGAAGTGGGCCTCGTGTGCGCAGGCTCAGCGGCCGTGCTCCTCCTCCGTGCAGGTTCTCCCGTCAGCGCCCAGCCGGTGATCATGACCGTGCCTCCCCGACCGCCCAGCCTGGTTGCCAAGCCCGTCGCCTACATGCCCGCGTCCATAGTGACGGCGCAGCAGCCCTCCGGCCACGCCATCCACGTCGTGCAGCAGGCTCCCCCTGTCACCATGCTCAGGGTGGTCACCACGTCCGCCAGCTCCGCCAACGGGTACATCCTCGCCAGCCAGGCCTCGGCAGGAGCCGCCCACGAAGCGGCGGGCACAGCCGTGCTGGACCTGGGAAGCGAGACAAGAGGTGAGGCAGTCATGTGGTCCCCGGGCCGGGCTGGTGCCCGGAAGGTCGCCCGTCAGCCTGGGCTACGAGGCTGAAGGCCCGCGTGCTGGGGACACGCGCTCCCTCCGGGGGCCGAGGGTTCTCAGGCTGCTCCTCCTTGTCTCCCTGCTGCGGGTTTCTTGGGGAGCGCATCCTTGTAAATCCGTGCTGTTTACCCTCCTCGGCGGTCGTGCCTTCGGGTGTACGTGACCCCGAGGAAACGGTGCGGGGCTGTGGGGCTTGAGGccgtggctggggtggggggttgggaggtgggggggagcatTGCTCTGGGGCCCCCGGTGGGGCGTCCTTGGAAGTCGCTTAAAAACCGCTACAGGTTCCTACGGGAGGCACGTTGGGCCCAAGGAATAACGGGTGCTCGCGAATGCAGCCCGTGGCACGGAAGATGCTGGCGGGAGCCTGACTCCGGGGCCGCCTCCTCGCGGCCCCCACGCCTGTTGATCGCGTCATAACGACAAAGGCGTCTGGGGAAGGAAGTCTGTGACTCCAGATGCAAGCCTTTTCGTTCCACATGATACCGTCTCTTCGTCTGTTTTATGTTTCGGGCTCCGGCAGTGTTTTTCTAAAACCCTATTCATCGTTTTTCTCGTTTCAAATGTATTTCGTCGGtaggatttttcttttgagaaaagcGTTTTCCCCAGCGCCGATGCCTTAAAGCCGCAGTCCGATCCCCCCCGTAAACAGACTTCCTGCCGCGGCTCGCGTGGGCATGGGCGTGGGCCGCCGTGGCGGGCCCGCGGGGTTCGCACACACTGTATTCCTGCAGGCCTGGAGGAGAAGCCCACCATCGCCTTCGCCACCATCCCCGCCGCTAGCCGCGTCATCCAGACGGTAGCCAGTCAGATGGCCCCGGGGGTCCCCGGCCACACGGTCACCATCCTGCAGCCAGCCACTCCGGTGACCATCGGTCAGCACCACCTACCGGTCCGGGCCGTCACTCAGAACGGGAAGCACGCGGTCCCCACCAACAGTTTAGCCGGCAGCACTTACGGTGAGGCCCTGCCCGGCCCCTGCCCCTCTGCGCCCGGTCGCTCTGCGCGGAGCGCCTGCCGTGCGAGAACGTCCGGTCGATCCCTCTGTGCCCTCGGCGCGGGGGACTTGCCGGTCAGGCCGGGGCCAACGCCCTGCCGAAGGCAGAGTCCTCACGGCCCAGCGCTCACACCCATGGGGTCGGAAAATAGACGGAGGTGGGCGGCGAGTCCCGGCGGGAACTGAAGCAGGGGTGCAgctgcagggagggggcgggggccccGGGCGTCCACAGAGATCAGCAAGAGGAGGGCCCCCAGGCGAGAGCAGGGTCAGGTCGGGGAGGGCGCGGCCCTCGAGGCCCAGCCGGCGAGGGGCCGGGATCCGGGTGCCCGCGTGGTCGGCCCGGCCCTCCCGCAGCGGCTCCCCGTGTGCCGCTCTCGGCCGTTCGCCAACGCGCACCTCTCTTTCCTCCGCTCCCAGCCCTCACCAGCCCCCTACAACTCCTGGCGGCCCAGGCGAGCTCATCCACGCCAGTGGTGGTCACGCGGGTGTGCGAGGTGGGGCCCGAGGAgccggcggcggccgcggccacCACCGCCACCGCCCCGGCCACCGCTGCCTCCGCCGCCTCTTCCACCGGGGAGCCCGAGGTCAAAAGGTCGCGCGTAGAGGAGCCCAGTGGGACTGTGACCGCGCAGGCCGGGGTGATCACGGCCGCCGGCCCGCAGGGACCCGGAACCGGGGAGTGAAGACGCCTGCCTACGGGCCGAGTGGGACGCTCGCCATAAGGGATTCTGGAGCCAGGCCCTGACCGCCGACCCCCTGCCGCTTGCGGACCGCGACAAGAAGGCTCCACGGTGACCTGCGCACGTGCCAAACGGACAGGACGGTCTCGGCCTCCACCCGCACCTGGACGCACTCGTCCTCCCTGTTCTGTCTCCTGCCCCTGctgtggtttaaaacaaaacacataaacaagTTCAGACCGCTGATTGTATGATTCgggaattctttgtttttatttccttctctcctgcaCCGTCTTCGCTCCTGGGCCCGTGGCCGAGGGCGTGGGGGACGAGGCCGCGGCCCGGCGCCCGGAGGAACGGATCACGGGCAGACTTAGCCGCGAGCAGAGGCGAGGCTGCCGGAGCACCCGTGGCCCCCGGAGGCCCAGACGGAGGCCGTCGTGCAAGGGAGGGGACGGCAGCGGCACGGGTCCTCTCTGTGGCGGATTGGGAGTGCGCAGGAGGAAGGCAGGCGCTGCCAGAGCCCGGAGCGTCCCGTGGGGTTTTCTCCCTAAAGTAGCGACACAGAAAGCATTGGCATTAATCTGGGGTGCGGGGCTCAGGCTTGGCTTTCTTATTTTGTTGAACCGGTGGGATTCAGGCTTCATCTCAAATCTGAGATAAACACGAAAGGAAGCAGGTGTCTGTGAGGTCTGCGTCTGTGGACAACGTGACGGCCGTAGGCCTGGGCTTCTTACTGGCATTAATCCTGTGACGAGTCAATCCTGCCGCTCTGTCTGCTAACTTCAAGAAAGATCGACGGCCTCCCGGACTGGCGTTCGGGGCGGAAAGCTGTGTGGGTGGGAGCAGCCGAGGGTCCTCGTCCAGAGGCCCCGAAACCGGGAATCGGCGAGCCCTGTGTCCTCCGCGGGCCTGAGGCCCCGGTGCCTGGACGCCGTGGGACGCACAGCGCTGGCGGGTGCCTCTCGGATACCGTCAGCAAGTGGCGGTCGCTTTACCACTCGACACGTACCTCCTGCTGTAAGTCAGGCCGTGTCCTCTGCCCGCGGCGCCGGGGCCACACCGCCCCTGTGCTCGGCTCTTGCTGCCTCCATCGGTCTTGCCTGCGACCTGGCCGCGTGACCAGCGAGTGACGCCAGGCTCCCCGGGACCGAGGCCCTGCGCTCACAGACGCCCCGTGCCTCCTGGAGCCGTCACCACAGCCGTAGGTGAGGCCGCCGCACTCCTGGTTTATAGCCCAGTTTGGGGTCCACGTTCTAGCTCTTCAGCTCCTCTCGGAGAACATTCTCAGGAAACGTCAAGTGGTCTGTGAAAAGCGACTCTAAACTTGGCCGGCCGCCCCAGCACTGGTTTTTCTGACGGTGGACACCGGGCCCTGCACAGAAGTCCAGCAGGAACAGTTTTTCTTCCTGGAAGTCGCCTGTCCTCAGCATCGGTCTCCAGCCAGCAAAGctgcctccccaggccccccccccagcGGCAGCGACAGGGAGCGAGCTCGGCCCCTAAAGCCCCCGAGAGAAGGAGCGGGCCTGGTGGGCCGGGTCAGGCGCCAGCTCGGAGCGAAGGAGAAACCGCAGAACAGTCTCGAGGCCGTTCAGGCAAGACGGGCTTATGTGCCAAGCGTGGCCGGGCCGTGGCCGGGGCGGGCGGACGGGCTCTGTCTCACTGCCGTGGTCGTCAGTCGCCGAGGACAAATACAGAGTGTCCTCCCGTCCGGCCTGTGACACCTGGTCCGACATTCTTCAAGCCCCAAACCGCTTGTGTCTGTGGCGCCAACTTCAACTGGGAGAGAAGCTCTTCTGTGAAGTCCCCACCCGCTGCCTCCGGTGACACTGGGGTGGAAGTGGCCGGGCGTGCCGTCCTCGGTGATGGGAAACCGCACTGTGTTCCGCGTTGGCGATTTCTGTTTCATAAACTCTGTCCTTTGCCGCAGCGTCCGGTGTGTGCGTGAGAGGGCAGGTGGGGTGGTGGGAGTTGCACTGTCTGCCCCTTGCGAGGGCCTCACCTGGGAGGATCCGAACCCAGGGCCTGCCTTCAGGTCGGCTGTCAGGAGGTCCTGCCGAGGGGACTGTATCTGCTCACCGGCCGGCAGGACGGCCCCAGGTTTGCCCCCGTGGGAACGCTGGGCCGGCAGCCTGCACGGGACACGCAGGACGGCGTGGGCGCGGACGCGGGACAGCGTGGGCGCGGGAGAGCCTCGGGCCTTCGCCGGGTCTGGTGAGTCTGGCACCGACCTTTTGCTTGCCCGGCTTTGGAGACGCTTTGGTTTCCGTTCATTTTGGGGGATGACCCACCCCATGTTCGGGCAGTGGTTCCAGGAGAGGGAAGACGAGAGAGGGCAGGGTGTCCATCGGTGGGTTCTGCCTCGTGGGGAGCTCACAGGACTGAGAAGGGCAGGGCTAGGCCTTGGGGGAGCTGCCCGTCCGGGCTCACAGACGGTGGGCGTCTGGGTGGGTTCACGGTCCTCTGACCCAAGAGTGGGCCTGCTCCTGCCCACCCTTGGCCTGGGACTGGTGGCCGGAAGGCTGAGGGCAGCCTGCACCTGGGGACCAGATGCACCTTAGAGTGAAAAGGTCGCTCTGTGCCCCCAGAGCCGACCGAGTGATGGTCTCCCCCCCACGCTGGAAGCAAGAGTGCCAGGCTATCAATGACCAAGGCACCGCGACCCTCAGAATCTTGGCCACGTGTGACCCGCCACAGGTGTGGGTTGTAGAGGGTGGGCCAGCCCCCACCAGTGGGGGAGAAGCGGAAACAGCTCGATCCCGGCACCATCCTGTTGTCAGTGTGGTCTCAGGGGTCTCAGAACCTTCTCTTTGGTCACCCGGGGGGCCCAGGTGCGTGTGAAGGGGGCGGCCAGGCAGGTGTGCGGGCTTTGGGAAGGGCCCGCCTCCCCTGCATCGTGACACAGGGCACTCGGGCCCCCTCCCCCTGGTACCCGGCTTCCCTTCTGTCTGCTGCTTGACCTCTCGCCCCGTCGACCGGCACCAGATGCAGGAAAACACCCTCTCTGCACAGGAAGGAAGTCACAGAAGTAACTACTCAGTAGCTGAGCGTTTCCCACCTGGACGGTCTGGTGGGCAATGGAAGGAAAAGGCCTGTACCCAGAGCTCACGGGCCGTGTCACAGGGCCCAGTGAGTGCCACGGTGCGGGGCACAGAAGGCCACAGAGGCACGGCCCCTGCCACCGTAGGGTGGACCTCACGAGCGGTCCGCGTCTTTCTTGCCACGGACGCCGTCCTGAGTGGTGCAAGGACAGGCTGAGGCAGAGCGTCAGCGGCTCCGGCAGATGTccttttccaccttctctgtCAAGTCGTAAAGGTAACAGGGCTCACATCCCCCGGTGAGGTTAGACACCTGCCAgaactgcccccacccctgtcctgggACACAGCCCTCTCGGCCTCGGCCCACGCCCTGGGGACCGCAGGACCGATGGCCGGGTGCACTGAGCCCcgcgctgggggcggggggggggaacggGTCCGCGTGCTTACAGCCGCTCCCGTCAACTCCCCGCTCTCGGTCTGGTGGGTTCACGTTCAAGGTTTGCGGTCTTCCCTTTGTTCTCTGTTTAACAGCCAGGCCAAATTGCGAAGGTGACGAGGGATTTCTGAGTCACTAACATGACTATTCTGTGATTCTCGagctggcggggtgggggtgccgccacggccggggggcgggggccccGCCGCGCCCCGATGGGTTCAGCCGGGACCTCCTGGTCCCTTTCCTGCTCCTCACCGGGGCTGGCGGAAGACCAGTTTGGGGCCGTGGGCATGATTCGATCAGTGCTCTCCTTTCCTCTGAGACTGGGTCTCCGTGGAGCATCCAGAGGGAGCGCACAAGGTCGCTCCATTCAGAGTTCAGGAGAAGAAGGCGGGCCTTTGGTCTTGGGGTCAGTTTCTTTATAGAGACAAAAACAGGCCTCATTTGAAAAAAGATGCTTAGTTGAACGTGTGGTTGAACGTGAGAAAGCGTCAGGGAAGAAACAATGTTCCCCGAGCTCTTAGAGCCCAGAAGTGAGTCCCGTGGGTGTGTGTTTCTCCAAACGCCTCACATTCCGCTTTGCCCTCCAGCGACTGCGTGCGGGACGCAGGGCCATCTCGGGGGTCACACAGCGCCGCCCCCCGCGCCCCTGAGAGGCGGTAGCTCCCCCAGAAAAGGGGTCAGGGCAGCTGTGCTCACAGATGCTGAGGGGATCGTGAGCTGCTTATTTTAGGCACCGCGACTCTCCGCGGGTCCCAAGAGGCAGAGCTGCTAAGAGGAAGCCCGGCCACGTGGCCGCCAGTCCCCACCAGGCCCCCCGACCCACAGCCCCACTGCTAGCTTGGCTTAAAGCAAAGAACgtctcctcccagcccccccgCAAGCCGCCTTTGTCATACCTCAGCCTCGAAGCAATATTTTCTGAGAAGAATGTAAGTTTGTCCGCGTGCCCATGTGGGGCCGCCCTCCGGACGGGCCTCCACAGGGGTGGCCGCGCCCGCAGTCTCTTGCAGGGTGTCTGTCCCTCGTTTTCAgcttgttttccagttttatacGGTCCTTTCCTTTTACGCATTCTGTCCCGAGGCCTCGCCTCCCGCGTTAGGTTTTAAATGCTCAGGACCTGGCCGGGTGGGTCCTCGGCAGCCCCAGGAGCTGGCCGAGGTCTCCACTGTCGTCCCTGGTGCCGGCTCCAGGACGGGACTTTGTGACGCAGCCACAGGCGCGTACTCCAAACTGAAATAACACAGGCCCGCTTGCCCGGCTGCGTTTGAGGAAAATCGTTTTGCTCCTGCATTGAGCGAGGCCACCGCCTGTCCCGCAGAGTCCTCAGGGGCCCCAGGCCGTGTGGGGCCGTCTCTGCCAAGGCGCTCGGCAACCCCGGCTCGGCCCTGCGGCCACTTGGAGGTTCGCTCCACGACCTGCCTCTCCACCGTGGCCTAGGAGGTCCTCGCAGAGGCACCAGGGCCCCAGGAAGAAAATAGGGGTGCTGCCTGCGCCCGCTCCCCCCAGGAGGGGGGACACAGGACAGCTAAACGGAGGTCGGACGTCCACAGGATCACTTCTGCGAGCCTGACGGACCCCACGGTGCCTCCGCCACATAAGAGCGAGTGTCCGTGCCGGCTGCTTGCGGGAGGCCCGGCTCCCGTCTAGACAACgacccctgcctccaccccccagACACGCCTGGTCCCCGGGACGCTGGAGCGCAGCCAACTAGTGGTTGGAGGCCCTCCTGCCGGTCGCTCCCGATCGGGGCTTCCTCTGAAGCTTTGCCCGCCGCCCGGGGCTGAGGCTGCGCTGCATTGCCACACAGGATTGGGAGGAAATTCTTTGCGTTAGTGAGGCTTGGGGACCCCGTCTCTTTCAGTTCTCCTAACCGCTGGTTTTGGCCGTGAGGATTCAGCAAAGAGTGAACGGAGCAGTGACTTCATTTCTGGGCATGTCTGTCCCCGTTCCTGGCACCTGCTGGCATCTGGGTGCACTGGGGAACGTGAGGGGCAGGCCCCGGGGGCCGGCGGGAGGCGGAGCTGCCTCCCTCCGCAGGTTCTGGTCTCGTCCCAGGCGGGCCGGCGAGTCTCCAGGCGGCTCTCTCCTCTTTGCTCCAACCCAGGTATTTTAGGACTCAGATGATAATTGGAAGAATTCCGGCTTATTCTCTTCGGGAATCTCTTCTGGAATAGTTTGCTCATTTGATTCATCTGAATATTTATTGGTGGTTTACTCTGCGTCAGAAACAGTAGAAAGTGCTGGGGAGGCCAGGCCCGGGAGGGATGTGGCCGTGTAGACAGGCCACGTGCCCTGGGTTGCTGTTACATCGTCTGGCACGTCGCACAATGTTTTCCTTAGCTGCAGTGGCAGGGCTGTTCCTCTGAGCTGTCTCCCAGAGTCCCGAGGCGCCCAGTGACCTGTCGCCCCGAGTGCTGAGCCAGCTGGCCGCACCGCCAGAGGGCCTTGACTCGGGTGGGTTTTCCCCGCACAAAGTTAACCAGCGTGAAGGATGTCAACCTGTGCCTGCTGCCTCTTAAGCTCATCACGTCTAAGTTTCTGTGTTAACTGACCCagattcctcctcctctccttttttaatCCACAAATATGGGATTTAAAATCAAGCATTTTAAATttggcccttccctgcttccctcgCAGCTCTCTGCCCGGAAGGCTTTCTGGATACCCGGATACTTAATTTACGCGGCTCAGTCTGTATTTCAGGATGGGGTGAAGGAGGAATGAGACAAAAGTGGGACCCAGACTCTCGCCCGGATCAGCCCCGCAAACCCCGTGCCCGCAGCACGGCCCGCATGATGAGGGATTAAACCAGTACAGAGGCTTATTACCTTCCCTGTAAAGTGacttgggggggggcgggtgttgGGGGTGAGTGCACGCGTGAGCGTGTTTGTACAGTGGCTGTCTGAAGTATCTTTTCACCGTATGTTTCATCATCAGTGCTTGAAAAGCGGTGGTTGCCCACGCAGTGGAGACTTGGGTTCTGGCACGCTGGACGGGAAAGTGGCTTGTGCTGCAGGGCTCGGCTCCCTGGGCCCGCCGCGGGCGTCCgtctctgggaagccctcccGGGAGGGACCCAGATGCCCCGGCAGGTGGCAGACGGCCCGCGGTCCCGTCCGCTCCCGTCCTCGGAAAGACGAGAGGCCCACCTCGCTGGGCCTGCCTGCGTTATCGTTTCAAATGggatacagtatttttttaataaggagccatacttttttttttaaaaag
Coding sequences:
- the FOXK1 gene encoding forkhead box protein K1, whose amino-acid sequence is MAEVGEDSGARALLALRSAPCSPVLCAAAAAAAAFPAAAAPAAPAAGPAAPSPPPPAQPPPPPPPPPPPPPGAIAGGAGAAGAGGAGAAIAGGAGGATGPGAGAASGEALVAAAAASVRRSPGPALARLEGREFEFLMRQPSVTIGRNSSQGSVDLSMGLSSFISRRHLQLSFQEPHFYLRCLGKNGVFVDGAFQRRGAPALQLPKQCTLRFPSTAIKIQFTSLYRQEEAPASPLRPLYPQISPLKIHIPEPDLRSLVSPVPSPTGTISVPNSCPASPRGAGSSGYRFVQNVTSDLQLAAEFAAKAASEQQADASGGDSPKDESKPPYSYAQLIVQAISSAQDRQLTLSGIYAHITKHYPYYRTADKGWQNSIRHNLSLNRYFIKVPRSQEEPGKGSFWRIDPASEAKLVEQAFRKRRQRGVSCFRTPFGPLSSRSAPASPTHPGLMSPRSSGLQTPECLSREGSPVPHDPDFGSKLASVPEYRYSQSAPGSPVSAQPVIMTVPPRPPSLVAKPVAYMPASIVTAQQPSGHAIHVVQQAPPVTMLRVVTTSASSANGYILASQASAGAAHEAAGTAVLDLGSETRGLEEKPTIAFATIPAASRVIQTVASQMAPGVPGHTVTILQPATPVTIGQHHLPVRAVTQNGKHAVPTNSLAGSTYALTSPLQLLAAQASSSTPVVVTRVCEVGPEEPAAAAATTATAPATAASAASSTGEPEVKRSRVEEPSGTVTAQAGVITAAGPQGPGTGE